In the Bradyrhizobium guangzhouense genome, one interval contains:
- a CDS encoding homoserine dehydrogenase produces the protein MVAPLKVGIAGLGTVGAEVVRLIETQARVLAGRSGRGIRVVAVTARSKAKKRGIDLRGVEWVKDPLALATHPEVDCFVELMGGAGDPALSAVEAALNAGKSVVTANKALLARHGLKLAKSAEKHGGALNFEAAVGAAIPVIKTLREGLAGTGINRVYGILNGTCNYILTRMEQEGLSFAECLKDAQRLGYAEANPSFDVDGHDTAQKLAILASLAFGTKVAQSAVYVEGISSIAPEDLRAAADLGYRVKLLGVAVRTAKGIEQRVHPTMVPKSSSIAQVMGVTNAVTIDGEGIPPITLVGPGAGGAATASAVVADIADVARGIRANPFGRPIAQLRDTRKAPMERHEGGYYIRLLARDFPGTAAAIATRLAEQKISIESIVQRHSNGGAAPDNGKAVPVPVILITYATHEDAVRRALAAVQKDKVISGRPQVIRIEKN, from the coding sequence ATGGTTGCACCCCTGAAAGTGGGCATAGCGGGGCTCGGCACCGTGGGTGCCGAAGTTGTCCGTTTGATTGAAACGCAGGCGCGCGTGCTCGCGGGCCGCAGCGGCCGTGGCATCCGTGTCGTCGCCGTCACGGCACGATCGAAGGCCAAGAAGCGCGGTATCGACCTGCGCGGCGTCGAGTGGGTCAAGGATCCGCTTGCGCTCGCAACGCATCCCGAGGTCGACTGCTTCGTCGAGCTGATGGGCGGCGCCGGCGATCCCGCGCTCTCGGCGGTTGAAGCCGCGCTCAACGCCGGCAAGTCTGTGGTCACCGCCAACAAGGCACTGCTCGCCAGGCACGGCCTGAAGCTCGCCAAATCGGCCGAGAAGCATGGCGGTGCGCTGAATTTCGAGGCAGCCGTGGGCGCTGCCATCCCTGTCATCAAGACGTTACGCGAAGGTCTTGCCGGAACCGGCATCAACCGCGTCTACGGCATCCTCAATGGCACCTGCAATTACATCCTGACCCGGATGGAGCAGGAGGGCCTGTCGTTTGCCGAGTGCCTGAAGGATGCGCAGCGGCTGGGCTATGCCGAGGCCAACCCGTCCTTCGACGTCGACGGTCACGACACCGCGCAGAAGCTCGCGATCCTCGCCAGCCTCGCTTTCGGCACGAAAGTTGCTCAAAGCGCGGTGTATGTCGAAGGCATCTCCTCCATCGCGCCGGAAGATCTGCGCGCGGCCGCCGATCTTGGTTATCGCGTCAAGCTGCTCGGCGTTGCCGTTCGCACCGCCAAGGGCATCGAGCAGCGCGTGCATCCGACCATGGTTCCGAAGTCGTCCTCGATCGCACAGGTGATGGGGGTCACCAATGCGGTCACGATCGATGGCGAGGGCATTCCGCCGATCACGCTGGTCGGCCCCGGCGCGGGCGGTGCTGCAACCGCATCCGCCGTCGTTGCCGACATCGCCGACGTGGCGCGCGGCATTCGCGCCAATCCGTTCGGACGGCCGATCGCGCAGCTTCGCGACACCAGGAAGGCGCCGATGGAGCGGCACGAAGGCGGCTACTACATCCGCCTGCTGGCGCGCGATTTTCCGGGCACTGCGGCTGCGATCGCGACCCGGCTCGCCGAGCAGAAGATCTCGATCGAGTCGATCGTGCAGCGCCATTCCAATGGCGGTGCTGCGCCTGATAACGGCAAGGCGGTCCCGGTGCCC
- a CDS encoding LL-diaminopimelate aminotransferase codes for MEDFYRIRRLPPYVFEQVNRAKAAARNAGADIIDLGMGNPDLPAPPHVLEKLKETLGKPRTDRYSASRGIPGLRRAQAAYYERRFGVKLNPDTQVVATLGSKEGFANVAQAITAPGDVILCPNPSYPIHAFGFLMAGGVIRSVPSEPTPQFFEAVERAIVHSIPKPLALVVCYPSNPTAYVASLDFYKDLVAFAKKHEILILSDLAYAEVYFDESNPPPSVLQVPGAIDVTVEFTSMSKTYSMAGWRMGFAVGNDRVIAALARVKSYLDYGAFTPVQVAATAALNGPDDCIKEMRDTYRKRRDALVESFGRAGWEIPPPEASMFAWVPLPEAFRSVGSMQFATLMVEKSGVAVSPGVGFGEHGEGYVRIAMVENEQRIRQAARGVRRFLESGLETLHNVVPLANRR; via the coding sequence ATGGAAGATTTTTACCGCATCCGCCGCCTACCGCCTTACGTGTTCGAGCAGGTCAACCGGGCCAAGGCGGCCGCGCGGAATGCCGGCGCCGATATCATCGATCTCGGCATGGGCAATCCGGACCTGCCGGCCCCGCCGCATGTGCTGGAGAAGCTCAAGGAGACGTTGGGCAAGCCGCGCACCGACCGCTATTCGGCCTCCCGCGGCATTCCCGGCCTGCGCCGGGCCCAGGCTGCCTATTACGAGCGCCGCTTCGGCGTGAAGCTCAACCCCGACACCCAGGTGGTGGCGACGCTGGGCTCCAAGGAAGGCTTTGCCAACGTGGCGCAGGCGATCACCGCGCCCGGCGACGTCATCCTCTGCCCGAACCCGAGCTATCCGATTCACGCCTTCGGCTTTTTGATGGCGGGCGGCGTGATCCGCTCGGTGCCCTCGGAGCCGACGCCGCAATTCTTCGAGGCGGTGGAGCGCGCGATCGTGCATTCGATTCCGAAGCCGCTCGCGCTCGTGGTCTGCTATCCCTCGAACCCGACCGCCTATGTCGCGAGCCTCGATTTCTACAAGGACCTCGTCGCGTTTGCGAAGAAGCACGAGATCCTGATCCTGTCCGATCTTGCTTATGCCGAGGTCTATTTCGACGAGAGCAATCCGCCGCCCTCGGTGCTGCAGGTGCCCGGCGCGATCGACGTCACCGTCGAGTTCACCTCGATGTCGAAGACGTATTCGATGGCCGGCTGGCGCATGGGCTTTGCGGTCGGCAATGACCGCGTCATCGCGGCGCTTGCCCGCGTCAAATCCTACCTCGATTACGGCGCCTTCACGCCCGTGCAGGTCGCCGCGACCGCGGCGCTGAACGGCCCTGACGATTGCATCAAGGAGATGCGCGACACCTATCGCAAGCGCCGCGACGCTCTGGTGGAATCGTTCGGCCGCGCCGGGTGGGAGATTCCGCCGCCGGAGGCCTCGATGTTCGCCTGGGTGCCGCTGCCGGAGGCGTTCCGCAGCGTCGGCAGCATGCAGTTCGCGACTTTGATGGTGGAAAAGTCAGGCGTCGCGGTCTCGCCCGGCGTCGGCTTCGGCGAGCATGGTGAAGGATATGTCCGCATCGCCATGGTGGAAAACGAGCAACGGATCAGGCAGGCCGCGCGCGGCGTGCGCCGCTTCCTTGAAAGCGGCCTCGAAACGTTGCACAACGTCGTTCCGCTCGCTAACAGGCGCTAA